A DNA window from Bradyrhizobium sp. CCBAU 53421 contains the following coding sequences:
- a CDS encoding transglutaminase family protein produces the protein MTEHLPKTISRLYTDPGEYVDSDHPAVEAFARAAVPSDAGARDIASRLYTAVRDGIRYNPYVSMRSAESYRASSVLAAGNGYCVGKAALYAAACRVHGIPARVGFADVRNHLTTEKLRQSMGSDLFTWHGFTEVFVDGAWRKATPTFNDTLCAKLGVKPLDFDGHSDALLHPFDGAGRAYMQYVNDHGTYHDVPAKFLMREMAREYANMQGEDMTGRDMEREAAEQ, from the coding sequence ATGACCGAGCATCTCCCCAAGACGATCAGCCGCCTCTACACCGACCCCGGCGAATATGTCGACAGCGATCATCCCGCTGTCGAGGCGTTCGCCCGCGCCGCTGTCCCATCCGACGCCGGCGCCCGCGACATTGCGAGCCGGCTCTACACCGCGGTGCGCGACGGCATCCGCTACAACCCCTATGTCAGCATGCGCTCGGCGGAGAGCTACCGGGCTTCCAGCGTGCTCGCCGCCGGCAACGGCTACTGCGTCGGCAAGGCGGCGCTCTATGCCGCGGCCTGCCGGGTCCACGGCATCCCGGCCCGGGTCGGCTTCGCCGATGTCCGCAATCATCTCACCACCGAGAAGCTGCGCCAGAGCATGGGCTCGGATCTGTTCACCTGGCACGGCTTCACCGAAGTGTTCGTCGACGGCGCCTGGCGCAAGGCGACCCCGACCTTCAACGACACGCTGTGCGCCAAGCTTGGCGTCAAGCCGCTCGATTTCGACGGTCATTCGGACGCGCTGCTGCACCCCTTCGACGGCGCGGGGCGCGCCTACATGCAGTACGTCAACGACCACGGCACCTATCACGACGTCCCCGCCAAATTCCTGATGCGCGAGATGGCGCGCGAATATGCCAACATGCAGGGCGAGGACATGACCGGCCGCGACATGGAGCGCGAGGCGGCGGAGCAGTAG
- the crcB gene encoding fluoride efflux transporter CrcB, which produces MNVQLLAAVAIGGSLGSVARYLVAIGAGRLVGAEFPWGTLVINIVGSFLIGVFAESFALTWNVSQAMRVFLTVGICGGFTTFSTFSLDAIVLMQRGELWPAAAYIAASVVLSILALFGGLLLVRAFAS; this is translated from the coding sequence TTGAACGTTCAATTGTTGGCGGCGGTCGCGATCGGCGGTTCGCTGGGATCGGTCGCGCGCTATCTGGTGGCGATCGGCGCGGGGCGCCTGGTCGGCGCCGAATTTCCCTGGGGCACGCTGGTGATCAATATCGTGGGCTCGTTCCTGATCGGCGTGTTTGCGGAGTCCTTCGCGCTGACCTGGAATGTCAGCCAGGCAATGCGGGTGTTTCTCACCGTCGGCATTTGCGGCGGCTTCACCACCTTCTCGACCTTTTCGCTCGACGCGATCGTGCTGATGCAGCGCGGCGAGCTATGGCCGGCTGCCGCCTACATCGCGGCCTCCGTCGTGCTCTCGATCCTGGCGCTGTTCGGCGGCCTGCTGCTGGTGCGCGCGTTCGCGAGCTAA
- a CDS encoding YqjD family protein yields the protein MSSTDSAFGIKNMTDKATYERLEKDVTAVKNDIAALTEQITDALNSFANNASKQARRRYKDARANAEDALDDVTERGSAMMGAAQEAASSIEESLEEVITQRPLATVGLALGLGFLIGVTWRR from the coding sequence ATGTCGAGCACGGACAGCGCATTTGGGATCAAGAACATGACGGACAAAGCGACCTACGAACGCCTCGAAAAGGATGTCACTGCCGTGAAGAACGATATCGCCGCCCTCACCGAACAGATCACCGACGCGCTCAACTCGTTTGCCAACAACGCAAGCAAGCAGGCCCGCCGCCGCTACAAGGATGCGCGCGCCAACGCGGAAGACGCGCTCGACGACGTGACGGAGCGCGGCAGCGCGATGATGGGCGCGGCGCAGGAGGCGGCATCCTCGATCGAGGAATCGCTCGAAGAGGTGATCACGCAGCGGCCGCTGGCAACCGTCGGCCTGGCGCTCGGCCTCGGCTTTTTGATCGGCGTCACCTGGCGGCGCTAG
- a CDS encoding Thivi_2564 family membrane protein: protein MLVGVLVTFLVIILVLYLINMLPLDGRAKQIARVVVIIIGIVSLLKYLAVF, encoded by the coding sequence ATGCTCGTCGGCGTACTCGTCACTTTCCTTGTCATTATCCTCGTTCTTTATCTCATCAACATGCTGCCGCTCGACGGCCGCGCCAAGCAGATCGCGCGCGTCGTCGTCATCATCATCGGCATCGTCTCGCTGCTGAAGTATCTGGCGGTGTTCTAG
- a CDS encoding NepR family anti-sigma factor: protein MKEVKKQGGLNAEIQSRIGHQLRAMYDDVVRQGVPDRFAELIRKLDGPEAAAAAVAGGDTDKNNGGD from the coding sequence ATGAAGGAAGTAAAGAAGCAGGGCGGTCTCAACGCCGAGATTCAATCGAGAATCGGCCACCAGTTGCGCGCCATGTACGACGATGTGGTGCGGCAGGGGGTGCCCGACCGCTTTGCGGAGCTGATCCGCAAACTCGACGGACCCGAGGCTGCCGCGGCAGCCGTGGCCGGGGGCGATACCGACAAGAACAATGGAGGGGACTAA
- a CDS encoding L,D-transpeptidase produces the protein MTQQSLSSRRLASRAAHTLACNFAFAGVLFAMPFIVATSASAQVRSPALGYASTQARAFPSDEVMNDPSTGATEDGALPERLRRTTVALNTSEAPGTIIIDTGNTALYYVLGGGRAIRYGVGVGREGFTWAGTQTISNKAEWPDWHPPAEMIKRQPYLPRFMAGGPGNPLGARAMYLGSSEYRIHGTNDPSTIGKFVSSGCIRLTNEDVTDLFNRVNVGTKVVVLRKNAPHLAARELGPTTTQISVRPAPLQPRPAVMTLPSGRQAMNVPVTSPLY, from the coding sequence ATGACACAGCAGTCTCTCTCCAGCCGCCGGCTTGCGTCGCGCGCCGCGCACACCCTTGCCTGCAATTTTGCCTTCGCCGGCGTCCTGTTTGCGATGCCATTCATTGTCGCCACTTCGGCGAGCGCTCAGGTCCGCTCGCCGGCGCTCGGCTATGCGTCGACTCAAGCACGCGCATTCCCCTCCGACGAGGTGATGAACGATCCTTCGACCGGGGCCACGGAAGACGGCGCGCTGCCGGAGCGGCTGCGCCGCACCACCGTCGCGCTCAACACATCGGAGGCGCCCGGCACCATCATCATCGATACCGGCAACACCGCGCTCTACTACGTGCTCGGCGGCGGCCGCGCGATCCGCTACGGCGTCGGCGTCGGCCGCGAGGGCTTCACCTGGGCCGGCACCCAGACCATCAGCAACAAGGCGGAATGGCCGGACTGGCATCCGCCGGCCGAGATGATCAAGCGTCAGCCCTATCTGCCGCGTTTCATGGCCGGCGGCCCGGGCAACCCGCTCGGTGCGCGCGCGATGTATCTCGGCTCCAGCGAGTATCGTATCCACGGCACCAACGATCCGTCGACGATCGGCAAGTTCGTCTCGTCGGGCTGCATCCGCCTGACCAATGAGGACGTCACCGACCTGTTCAACCGGGTCAATGTCGGCACCAAGGTCGTGGTGCTGCGGAAGAATGCGCCGCATCTCGCCGCCCGCGAGCTCGGTCCGACCACGACACAGATCTCGGTCCGGCCGGCGCCGTTGCAGCCGCGCCCCGCCGTGATGACGCTGCCGTCCGGCCGTCAGGCGATGAACGTTCCCGTGACTTCCCCGTTGTACTGA
- a CDS encoding DMT family transporter: MDAELPKGQAGRPATGWEDTIALTGFILVAVGQASNQVLARGLAGSVPPFSLAFFRWSIIAIGLAPFAIAAVRDGKIPLAQNFWPILAAGFLGMFLCGGPVYIAGITTTAIHIALIFALSPIMVLLISAALGIEHIGPLQWLGTALALAGALLIVSGGHLDTLTQSSAAWGDLLVVCAMLGWSGYTLVQSRVAPRASLLARVSLFSAAGALCSLPPALQEMWTTPAAVFNARAFEAYVFAGLVPGLIAYAGFAWLGARFGSVRTSLVLYVAPIASALLSWIILGEPPKLIHLVGGLLILGGVWASLRK, translated from the coding sequence ATGGATGCGGAGCTGCCGAAAGGCCAGGCCGGCCGCCCGGCCACGGGCTGGGAAGACACGATCGCACTGACCGGCTTCATCCTGGTCGCGGTCGGACAGGCCTCCAACCAGGTGCTGGCGCGCGGCCTTGCCGGCTCGGTGCCGCCGTTCTCGCTGGCCTTCTTCCGCTGGAGCATTATCGCCATTGGTCTCGCGCCGTTCGCGATCGCGGCTGTCCGGGACGGCAAGATCCCGCTGGCGCAGAATTTTTGGCCGATCCTCGCCGCGGGCTTCCTCGGCATGTTCCTGTGCGGCGGTCCGGTCTACATCGCCGGCATCACGACAACGGCGATCCATATCGCGCTGATCTTCGCGCTGTCGCCGATCATGGTGCTCTTGATCTCGGCCGCGCTCGGCATCGAGCATATCGGTCCGCTGCAATGGCTCGGCACGGCGCTGGCGCTCGCCGGCGCGCTTTTGATCGTCTCGGGCGGCCATCTCGACACGCTGACGCAGTCGAGCGCGGCCTGGGGTGATCTCCTGGTGGTCTGCGCGATGCTCGGCTGGTCCGGCTACACGCTGGTGCAGTCGCGCGTCGCGCCGCGCGCCTCGCTGCTGGCGCGGGTCAGCCTGTTCTCGGCGGCCGGCGCGCTGTGCTCGTTGCCGCCCGCGCTGCAGGAAATGTGGACGACGCCGGCCGCGGTGTTCAACGCCAGGGCGTTCGAGGCCTATGTCTTCGCCGGCCTCGTGCCCGGCCTGATCGCCTATGCCGGCTTCGCCTGGCTCGGCGCACGGTTCGGCTCGGTGCGGACGTCGCTGGTGCTCTACGTCGCGCCGATCGCGAGCGCCTTACTGTCCTGGATCATCCTCGGCGAGCCGCCGAAGCTGATCCATCTGGTCGGCGGCCTTTTGATCCTCGGCGGCGTCTGGGCGAGCCTGCGCAAATAG
- a CDS encoding DMT family transporter: protein MDTTQRDRTIGFLCLVVTAFGWALNWPLMKLLLQQWPPLFARGLAGTCAAVILGTLALARGQSLAVPREAVPRLLFASFTNVFAWMGFGTIAMKFVTVGEGALLAYTMPIWAMLFAWPVLHSRPTLRDLAALVLGVAGVAMLLGGNGFSFSTGKLTGIALALACAILFALGNVLNRKPLPMPPLAVVAWQVGIGCLVMLLLGILFEQPNYAAITPFGLGCFAYMTLMPMGICYLTWFETLRRLPPTSASTGMLLVPVIGVISAAIILGEPLGLREIGAMALTLGGVTLALQRA from the coding sequence ATGGATACGACGCAACGCGACCGAACGATCGGCTTCCTCTGCCTGGTGGTGACGGCCTTCGGCTGGGCCCTGAACTGGCCGCTGATGAAGCTGCTGCTGCAGCAATGGCCGCCGCTGTTCGCCCGCGGGCTCGCCGGGACCTGCGCGGCGGTGATCCTGGGCACGCTGGCGCTGGCCCGCGGCCAGTCGCTCGCGGTGCCGCGCGAGGCGGTCCCAAGGCTGCTATTCGCCTCGTTCACCAATGTCTTCGCCTGGATGGGTTTTGGCACCATCGCGATGAAATTCGTCACGGTCGGCGAGGGCGCGCTGCTCGCCTACACCATGCCGATCTGGGCGATGCTGTTCGCCTGGCCGGTGCTGCACAGCCGCCCGACGCTGCGGGATCTGGCGGCGCTGGTGCTCGGCGTCGCCGGCGTTGCGATGCTGCTCGGCGGCAATGGCTTTTCGTTCAGCACCGGCAAGCTCACCGGCATCGCGCTCGCGCTGGCCTGCGCCATCCTGTTCGCGCTCGGCAACGTGCTGAACCGCAAGCCGCTGCCGATGCCGCCGCTTGCGGTGGTCGCCTGGCAGGTCGGCATCGGCTGTCTGGTGATGCTGCTGCTCGGCATTCTGTTCGAGCAGCCGAACTATGCCGCCATCACGCCGTTCGGCCTCGGCTGCTTCGCCTACATGACGCTGATGCCGATGGGCATCTGCTATCTCACCTGGTTCGAGACGCTGCGCCGCCTGCCGCCGACATCGGCGTCGACAGGCATGCTGCTGGTGCCGGTGATCGGCGTGATTTCGGCGGCGATCATCCTCGGCGAGCCGCTGGGCCTGCGCGAGATCGGCGCCATGGCGCTGACGCTCGGCGGCGTGACCCTGGCGCTGCAGCGGGCCTGA
- a CDS encoding AI-2E family transporter, with translation MRAFPGERMLGNAPEGTPLPDSKAELPPVISRAEVVAFALVALLVIAVVAVLYLARAVFLPITMAFIVGTMLSPAASRLERYRIPRALGAVLIVIAVSTAVSFMVGLIASPVMEWSSRLPELGVILKEKLHVFDRPLALWQELQSMVGGSDTLATLQMPKFEWVQPTLEFLSPTFAEFLLFIATLILFIASWKDLRRALVMTFSDREARLRTLRIINEIEVHLGNYLLTVTLINVGVGTITGAICAATGMPNPAGLGALAATLNFIPIIGPVAMFAVLVVVGIISSPSIGAGLIAPACFAVVTFMEGHFVTPTIVGRRLSLNALAVFLALAFWTWLWGPMGAFLSSPLLIVALIVKEHLMPVNSPQLPEG, from the coding sequence GTGCGCGCCTTTCCGGGTGAACGTATGCTTGGCAACGCCCCCGAAGGCACGCCGCTCCCCGACAGCAAAGCCGAACTGCCGCCGGTGATCAGCCGCGCCGAGGTCGTCGCCTTCGCGCTGGTCGCGCTGCTGGTGATCGCCGTGGTGGCGGTGCTCTACCTGGCGCGTGCCGTCTTCCTGCCGATCACCATGGCCTTCATCGTCGGCACCATGCTGTCGCCGGCGGCGAGCCGGCTCGAGCGCTACCGGATACCGCGCGCGCTCGGCGCGGTGCTGATCGTGATCGCGGTCAGTACCGCCGTCAGCTTCATGGTCGGGCTGATCGCCTCGCCGGTGATGGAATGGAGCTCGCGGCTGCCCGAGCTCGGCGTGATCCTCAAGGAGAAGCTGCATGTGTTCGACCGGCCGCTCGCGCTGTGGCAGGAACTGCAGAGCATGGTCGGCGGCTCCGACACGCTGGCGACGCTGCAGATGCCGAAATTCGAATGGGTGCAGCCGACCCTGGAATTCCTGTCGCCGACCTTCGCCGAATTCCTGCTGTTCATCGCCACCCTGATCCTGTTCATCGCGAGCTGGAAGGATCTGCGCCGCGCCCTGGTGATGACCTTCAGCGATCGCGAGGCGCGGCTGCGCACGCTGCGCATCATCAACGAGATCGAGGTCCATCTCGGCAATTATCTGCTGACCGTGACGCTGATCAATGTCGGCGTCGGCACCATCACCGGGGCGATCTGCGCGGCGACCGGCATGCCCAATCCGGCCGGGCTCGGCGCGCTCGCCGCGACGCTGAACTTCATTCCGATCATCGGCCCGGTCGCGATGTTCGCGGTGCTGGTTGTGGTCGGCATCATCTCCTCGCCGAGCATCGGCGCGGGGCTGATCGCGCCGGCCTGCTTTGCGGTCGTGACCTTCATGGAAGGACACTTCGTGACGCCGACGATCGTAGGCCGCCGGCTGTCGCTGAATGCGCTCGCGGTCTTCCTCGCGCTGGCATTCTGGACCTGGCTGTGGGGCCCGATGGGCGCCTTCCTGTCGTCGCCGCTGCTGATCGTGGCGTTGATCGTGAAGGAGCATTTGATGCCGGTCAATTCGCCGCAGTTGCCGGAGGGTTAA
- a CDS encoding cytochrome P450, with protein MSAPASPLAGEIVRSDFDPFSAATRADPYGTYAELRAAAPVVRLTRYDIWAVPRFAEVKTIFGDHVNFSNAGGAGLANHFKEKPWRPPSIVLEADPPLHTRTRAVLARILSPGAMRRLADDFKATAARLIDGLVERGSFDAIKDIAEVLPVSVFPDALGIDQEGRENFLTYGAMVFAGFGPENDYFRNLMNEAPRVLPWVAARCQREALRPGSFGAQVYEAADTGEIGAEEAPLLVRSLLSAGLDTTISAIGMALYTLARHPEQWALLAADPSLARAAFDETLRFDSPAPFVFRTTPHDTEIAGVRIGKHEKVLLLLASANRDDARWEHADQFDIRRRLSGHMGFGVGIHGCVGQMVARLEAEAVIAALAGRVKQFDIAGPTAFRDSSGLRALSTLPVNVTPK; from the coding sequence ATGAGCGCCCCTGCGAGCCCCCTCGCCGGCGAGATTGTCCGCAGCGATTTCGATCCGTTCAGCGCGGCGACGCGGGCCGATCCCTACGGCACCTATGCGGAGCTGCGCGCCGCGGCGCCGGTCGTCCGCCTGACCAGGTATGACATCTGGGCAGTGCCGCGCTTTGCCGAGGTCAAGACGATCTTCGGTGACCACGTCAATTTCAGCAACGCCGGCGGCGCCGGGCTTGCCAACCACTTCAAGGAGAAGCCGTGGCGGCCGCCGAGCATCGTGCTGGAAGCCGATCCGCCGCTGCATACGCGGACCCGCGCGGTGCTGGCGCGGATCCTCTCGCCCGGCGCGATGCGGCGGCTCGCCGATGATTTCAAGGCAACGGCTGCGCGGCTGATCGACGGGCTGGTCGAACGCGGATCGTTCGACGCCATCAAGGACATCGCGGAGGTGCTTCCGGTCAGCGTGTTTCCCGACGCGCTCGGCATCGACCAGGAGGGCCGCGAGAATTTCCTGACCTATGGCGCGATGGTGTTCGCCGGCTTCGGGCCCGAGAACGACTATTTCCGCAACCTGATGAACGAGGCGCCGCGCGTACTGCCGTGGGTCGCGGCGCGCTGCCAGCGCGAGGCGCTGCGGCCGGGCAGCTTTGGCGCGCAGGTCTATGAAGCGGCCGACACCGGCGAGATCGGCGCCGAGGAAGCTCCGCTCCTGGTGCGCTCGCTGCTCTCGGCCGGGCTCGACACCACGATCAGCGCGATCGGCATGGCGCTGTACACGCTCGCGCGCCATCCGGAGCAATGGGCATTGCTCGCAGCCGACCCGTCGCTGGCGCGCGCGGCGTTCGACGAGACGCTGCGCTTCGATTCACCGGCACCGTTCGTATTCCGCACCACGCCGCACGACACCGAGATCGCCGGCGTCAGGATCGGCAAGCACGAGAAGGTGCTGCTGCTGCTCGCCTCCGCCAACCGCGACGACGCGCGCTGGGAGCACGCCGACCAGTTCGACATCAGGCGGCGGCTGTCCGGACACATGGGCTTCGGCGTCGGCATCCACGGCTGTGTCGGACAGATGGTGGCGCGGCTGGAGGCGGAGGCCGTGATCGCAGCGCTCGCCGGCCGCGTCAAGCAATTCGACATTGCAGGCCCCACAGCCTTCCGCGACAGCTCGGGGCTGCGGGCGCTCAGCACGCTGCCGGTCAACGTCACACCGAAGTAG
- a CDS encoding DUF2865 domain-containing protein: protein MARRHVRQWVFGAAALFGLSLAPAAQAQDFFSQLFGGFMHGRPPLIRVPFDDGPAPVPRAERRARYDGGQAYCVRTCDGRYFPLAATGNQSKAESCNSFCPASATEVVYGGNIDTAATDDGKPYSELPNAFRYRDEIVSGCTCNGKDPVGLAAVKIEDDPTLRKGDIVAGKDGLMSVGRPDRRGASLNFTPAPDRIRAKYGQPPVVARE from the coding sequence ATGGCAAGGCGGCACGTGAGGCAATGGGTGTTCGGGGCGGCGGCATTGTTCGGTCTGTCCCTTGCGCCCGCGGCGCAAGCCCAGGATTTCTTCTCGCAACTGTTCGGCGGCTTCATGCACGGGCGTCCGCCCCTGATCCGGGTGCCGTTCGACGACGGCCCGGCGCCTGTGCCGCGGGCCGAGCGCCGTGCACGCTACGACGGCGGCCAGGCCTATTGCGTGCGCACCTGCGACGGCCGCTATTTCCCGCTGGCTGCGACCGGCAACCAGAGCAAGGCGGAGAGCTGCAACAGCTTCTGTCCGGCGAGTGCGACCGAAGTGGTCTATGGCGGCAACATCGACACCGCCGCGACCGACGACGGCAAGCCCTATTCCGAGCTGCCGAACGCATTCCGTTATCGCGACGAGATCGTCTCGGGCTGCACCTGCAACGGCAAGGACCCGGTCGGGCTCGCCGCGGTGAAGATCGAGGATGATCCGACCTTGCGCAAGGGCGACATCGTCGCCGGCAAGGATGGGCTGATGTCGGTCGGCCGCCCGGACCGGCGCGGCGCATCGCTCAACTTCACGCCGGCACCGGATCGCATCCGCGCCAAATATGGCCAGCCGCCGGTGGTGGCGCGCGAGTAG
- a CDS encoding response regulator codes for MSRSQIVAEHLPLLRRYARALTGNQASGDAYVGAMLEALLQDGSLLDQTHGPRAGLFRLFTQIWNSVSVNNNDNADVATLSLPPERRLSNITPLPRQAFLLLSLEGFSEEEVGYILGTDIAETRKLTDAAGREMAAEIATDVLIIEDETFIAMDLESLVKNLGHNVIGVARTHSDAVALAKNKKPGLILADIQLADGSSGLDAVNELLRTFEVPVVFITAYPERFLTGERPEPAFLISKPFQPAMVSAVASQALFFQRNSRNRTPRAASA; via the coding sequence ATGTCCCGATCGCAGATCGTTGCCGAACACCTTCCGCTGTTGCGCCGTTATGCTCGCGCACTGACCGGAAACCAGGCGTCCGGGGACGCCTATGTCGGGGCCATGCTCGAGGCCCTGCTGCAGGACGGGTCGTTGCTGGACCAGACGCATGGTCCGCGCGCCGGCCTGTTCCGGCTGTTCACCCAGATCTGGAATTCAGTGTCGGTGAACAACAACGACAATGCCGACGTGGCGACGCTCTCGCTGCCGCCAGAGCGCCGGCTCTCCAACATCACGCCGCTGCCTCGCCAGGCCTTCCTGCTGCTGTCGCTGGAAGGCTTCTCGGAGGAGGAGGTCGGCTACATCCTCGGCACCGATATCGCCGAGACGCGCAAGCTGACCGATGCCGCCGGCCGCGAGATGGCCGCCGAGATCGCCACCGATGTGCTGATCATCGAGGACGAGACCTTCATCGCCATGGACCTCGAGAGCCTGGTGAAGAATCTCGGCCACAACGTCATCGGCGTTGCGCGCACGCATTCCGATGCGGTGGCGCTCGCCAAGAACAAGAAGCCCGGCCTGATCCTCGCCGACATCCAGCTCGCCGACGGTTCGTCCGGTCTCGACGCGGTCAACGAGCTGCTACGCACCTTCGAGGTGCCGGTGGTGTTCATCACGGCCTATCCCGAACGCTTCCTGACCGGCGAACGGCCTGAGCCGGCGTTCCTGATCTCGAAGCCGTTCCAGCCGGCGATGGTGTCGGCGGTGGCGAGCCAGGCGCTGTTCTTCCAGCGCAACTCGCGCAACCGCACGCCGCGCGCGGCGTCGGCATGA
- a CDS encoding TetR/AcrR family transcriptional regulator has product MSIEERSSKGARRFQRRARQEADKEALKALILETARKEFAAGTLETVSIQKIADAIGYSKGTVLKYYPTKLLLLLAVKQQNLEAVAEQLERVRAQTADSDLRLRRVMETYLDYWADNPDHFRSLFSMSGTLEDRRFPDGVYFGETEIARRSYELFVMSVREYLAAHGAEPASGLPPRLATALLAATHGVVALTLGTPTMKLPDMRGTGRLLIASLIDAWTSRLAAARKSEGWPRVGVATFA; this is encoded by the coding sequence ATGTCGATCGAGGAGCGATCCAGCAAGGGAGCGCGGCGCTTTCAGCGCAGGGCGCGCCAGGAGGCCGACAAGGAGGCGCTGAAGGCGCTGATCCTCGAGACCGCGCGGAAGGAGTTCGCCGCCGGTACGCTCGAGACCGTCTCGATCCAGAAGATCGCCGACGCGATCGGCTATTCGAAGGGCACCGTCCTCAAATATTATCCGACCAAGCTGCTGCTGCTGCTCGCGGTGAAGCAGCAGAACCTCGAAGCGGTCGCCGAGCAGCTCGAGCGGGTCCGTGCCCAGACGGCCGACAGCGATCTGCGGCTGCGCCGGGTGATGGAAACCTATCTCGACTATTGGGCCGACAATCCCGATCACTTCCGTTCGCTGTTCTCGATGTCCGGCACGCTCGAGGACCGCCGGTTTCCCGACGGCGTCTATTTCGGCGAGACCGAGATCGCGCGCCGCAGCTACGAATTGTTCGTGATGTCGGTGCGGGAATATCTTGCCGCGCATGGCGCCGAGCCGGCATCCGGCCTGCCGCCGCGGCTGGCGACTGCGCTGCTTGCGGCCACCCACGGCGTGGTCGCGCTGACGCTCGGCACGCCCACCATGAAGCTGCCCGACATGCGCGGCACCGGCCGCCTCCTGATCGCGAGCTTGATCGATGCCTGGACGAGCAGGCTTGCCGCCGCGCGGAAGAGCGAGGGCTGGCCGCGGGTCGGGGTCGCCACCTTTGCCTGA